The Heyndrickxia acidicola sequence TTTCTGCTTCTACACTGCAAAAATACGTCAAGCTGATAAAGGATTTGTATCAGTGAGCAAATCTGTGGACGAAGAACCATTCGTCTTATAGGATGTAGAGAGCAGGAAATACTATAAGTGCTTGTTTTAAAAACCGTAACCTCATGGAAAGCGGTTTTTATATGGAAGGAGTGTTTGAAATGGCAGAGGAAAAAATTTATGATGTCATCATCATAGGTGCAGGTCCTGCCGGGATGACAGCAGCTGTATATGCATCCCGGGCAAATCTTGCTACCTTGATGATTGAACGTGGAATTCCGGGCGGCCAGATGGCGAATACGGAAGAAGTAGAAAACTACCCAGGCTATGAGTCTATTCTTGGACCGGAGCTTTCAAATAAAATGTTCGAGCATGCGAAAAAATTCGGTGCTGAGTATGCATACGGGGATATTAAAGAAGTTGTAGATGGTGAAGAGTTCAAAATTGTAAAAGCAGGGACAAAAGAGTATAAAACCCGTGCCCTCATTATTACAACCGGAGCGGAATACAGAAAACTTGGCGTAAAAGGCGAGAGTGAGCTCGGCGGACGGGGCGTTTCCTATTGTGCTGTTTGTGATGGGGCATTCTTTAAAAATAAAGAGCTTGTGGTGGTAGGCGGCGGAGATTCTGCTGTTGAAGAAGGTGTTTACTTAACCCGTTTTGCCAGCAAAGTAACCATCATTCACAGACGGGACCAGCTTCGTGCTCAAAAAATCCTTCAGGATCGTGCTTTTGCTAACGAAAAGGTTGATTTCATCTGGAATACAACCGTGAAGGAAATTAACGAAGAAAATGGAAAAGTAGGCTCCGTTACCCTCGTTTCAACTGAAAATGGGGAAGAAAGAGAGTTTAAAGCGGATGGTGCTTTCATCTACATCGGCTTAGATCCGCTTTCTAAACCGTTTGAAGCATTGGGCATTACCAATGAACACGGATATATTGAAACGAATGATGACATGGAAACAAAAATCTCCGGCATTTTTGCGGCGGGTGATGTACGCGAAAAGACACTTCGTCAAATCGTAACGGCAACAGGTGACGGAAGTATTGCTGCACAAAGTGCTCAGCACTATATTGAAACACTTCAAGAAAAACTTAACGCAAAATAAAAAGTGCAAAGTTTTCCAAAACGTAATTCGCTCTTAACCTTGTTGTAATCGAAGTGAAACAAAAATGGGCTATTATATAAATATGAAATTGACCCCCTTTTTTAAATAAAGACCCCTTTTGAGCACAGGTGTTATGCCTGTGCTATTTTTTTGGTTTATAACAATAAGCGGTTCAGCTGTTATTAGCTGATTTTTTGAATGAATGCCGGTGAATTATAAAATTGCGTTCATTGTTAGCCATTATGAAAAATAGTATAATATAAGGATAAGAATAAAGTGGGAGAAGTGTGAATAGCACTCTATACAGTAGAGTCAGGAACGATATGTTCTTTTTCCTGCTGCAAGGAGAGAATGAACTGATTTCTTCTCTGATATCTTATCTATAGTTATTTTTACTGAATACGGGGTGGATGTTATGCAGCGCGTGACGAACTGTGTTTTTATACATGATGAAAAGGTCTTGCTCTTGCAAAAACCGCGGCGGGGCTGGTGGGTGGCTCCTGGCGGGAAGATGGAACAGGGCGAGTCCATTCGCGAGGCTGTTATTAGAGAATACAGAGAAGAGACAGGCATTTATTTGCGCCAGCCCTCGCTAAAAGGTGTTTTCACGTTTGTTATTAAGGATGGGGCAGAAATTGTTTCGGAATGGATGATGTTTACGTTTATTGCGAACAGCGGAGACGGAGCCCAATTTGATCAATCTGATGAAGGAAAGCTTTCATGGCATTCCATTCAAAACTTGAAGGATTTGGAGATGGCAGAAGGCGATTATCATATTCTTGATTATGTGATACATGGTAAAGGAATGATTTATGGAAACTTTACGTATACGCCTGATTTTGAGCTTTTATCCTACCGCTTAGACCCTAGCTAAGGGTGCTAACCAATCAGGGCCCAGCCACAGTATAGACATCGACAGAAATATGCGGAAAAAAATGCATTCATGGGGGAATGGAAATGAGCACAGGTTCAAATAACGTACAATTGGTCATCATCACAGGCATGTCTGGTGCAGGAAAGACAGTAGCCATTCAGAGCTTTGAAGATCTAGGCTTCTTTTGTGTAGATAACCTGCCTCCTACATTACTTCCGAAATTTTTAGAGCTGATGAAGGATTCAAATAATAAAATGAACAAAGTGGCCCTTGTAATGGACTTACGGGGAAGGGAATTTTTCGATCACTTATTCAAAGCGTTAGACAGTTTGACAGAAACGTCATGGGTATCACCAAAAATTTTATTCCTAGATTCTGAGGATTCTGTATTAGTAAGGCGATATAAAGAAACACGCCGGATGCATCCGCTGTCTCCATCAGGACTTCCTCTAGAGGGGATTCAGCAGGAAAGAAGCCTCCTTGAAGATCTTAAGGGCCGTGCCCAAATTATTTATAATACATCAG is a genomic window containing:
- a CDS encoding NUDIX hydrolase, which translates into the protein MQRVTNCVFIHDEKVLLLQKPRRGWWVAPGGKMEQGESIREAVIREYREETGIYLRQPSLKGVFTFVIKDGAEIVSEWMMFTFIANSGDGAQFDQSDEGKLSWHSIQNLKDLEMAEGDYHILDYVIHGKGMIYGNFTYTPDFELLSYRLDPS
- the trxB gene encoding thioredoxin-disulfide reductase encodes the protein MAEEKIYDVIIIGAGPAGMTAAVYASRANLATLMIERGIPGGQMANTEEVENYPGYESILGPELSNKMFEHAKKFGAEYAYGDIKEVVDGEEFKIVKAGTKEYKTRALIITTGAEYRKLGVKGESELGGRGVSYCAVCDGAFFKNKELVVVGGGDSAVEEGVYLTRFASKVTIIHRRDQLRAQKILQDRAFANEKVDFIWNTTVKEINEENGKVGSVTLVSTENGEEREFKADGAFIYIGLDPLSKPFEALGITNEHGYIETNDDMETKISGIFAAGDVREKTLRQIVTATGDGSIAAQSAQHYIETLQEKLNAK